In a single window of the Nicotiana tomentosiformis chromosome 10, ASM39032v3, whole genome shotgun sequence genome:
- the LOC138900076 gene encoding uncharacterized protein, with product MQLFLGCLKRYLTSKIGFRSLTKDAILRPSSGEKETKSPVLKPGEDKKRKTSSQSEEPKPKLGSKPESRRRVKCLGTDGPAIELQKVSEERNALKLLCGQKDKTIKDLQADLAKAHKEEAELDKQVRILLIKYGLDPTVEANTSLSQLQQKVERIELLRGEVDQVKADCDRWKENMDRLAAEKETTLAKLLSVKVQLRGIKEKSFAQAKRIEELQTRLAEAKSEIDKTKVMADKSIAMYWADTEAAQI from the exons ATGCAGCTATTCCTTGGATGCCTTAAGCGGTACCTGACCTCCAAGATTGGGTTCAGAA GCCTgaccaaggatgccattttgaggccttcaagTGGCGAGAAAGAAACCAAGTCCCCTGTTCTGAAGCCGGGGGAAGACAAAAAGAGGAAAACTTCCTCGCAGTCCGAGGAACCCAAGCCCAAACTCGGTTCAAAACCTGAGAGCCGAAGAAGAGTAAAATGCCTCGGCACTGACG GCCCAGCCATTGAGCTCCAAAAGGTCTCGGAGGAGAGGAACGCTCTGAAGCTTCTTTGTGGCCAAAAAGACAAAACTATAAAGGaccttcaagcggatttggccaaggctcataaggaagaggccgagctagataagcaggtgagaATCCTTTTGATAAAGTACGGACTCGACCCAACTGTGGAGGCTAATACTTcattatctcagctgcagcaaaaggttgaaaggatcgagctgcttcggggagaagtcgatcaggtaaaggccgattgtgatcggtggaaggagaatatggaccGCTTGGCTGCGGAAAAAGAAACTACCTTGGCTAAACTGTTATCGGTCAAGGTTCAACTTCGGGGCATCAAAGAGAAAAGTTTTGCCcaagccaagaggatcgaggagcttcaAACtaggcttgctgaggccaagtcGGAGATCGATAAGACAAAGGtcatggcggataagtccattgccatgtattggGCCGATACTGAGGCTGCTCAAATATAG
- the LOC104092684 gene encoding F-box/kelch-repeat protein At1g23390, with protein MAIILDDEAPIHGDVLEVILSHVPLVDLVPASCVSKSWSRAITSSLRCFNQPKPWLIIHTQCTRSPYHISVHAYDPRSQVWLEISQPSIKYVSALRSSHSNLLYMLSPSKLSFSFDPMNVTWHHVDAPRVWRTDPIVAHIAGSIVIAGGTSDFEDDPLAVEVYNMETRTWETCESMPPILKDSAASTWLSIATTGDKLIVAEKFTGVTHCFDPKTKNWAGPYELRPDPRIFHSIIGFSNDRLTLIGMIGDAENVTGVKIWKVNTENFECEKMGEMPPALIKKLKSETFGVSSVSVCLAGDYAYMYKSSEMAEEIVGWEFKNGGGLRWWSMNNAATGDGNRSERVVFTCSVIGLPDLQRAMSLENRKFAVKL; from the coding sequence ATGGCCATTATTCTTGATGATGAAGCCCCTATTCATGGAGATGTCTTAGAGGTTATTCTTTCGCACGTGCCACTTGTCGACTTGGTTCCCGCCTCGTGCGTGTCAAAATCATGGAGCCGAGCTATCACCTCTTCTCTCCGATGCTTCAACCAGCCAAAGCCGTGGCTCATTATCCACACCCAATGCACTCGCTCGCCCTATCACATTTCTGTACACGCTTATGACCCCCGCTCGCAGGTGTGGCTCGAGATATCTCAGCCGTCCATTAAGTACGTCTCCGCCCTCCGATCATCCCATTCCAATTTGCTCTACATGCTTTCACCTTCAAAGCTCTCTTTCTCATTCGACCCAATGAATGTCACGTGGCATCACGTGGATGCACCGCGCGTGTGGCGGACCGATCCTATAGTGGCTCACATAGCCGGCTCCATCGTTATAGCCGGTGGCACGAGCGATTTCGAGGACGATCCTTTAGCCGTGGAAGTCTACAACATGGAGACTCGCACGTGGGAAACGTGCGAATCCATGCCCCCCATACTCAAAGACTCCGCAGCTTCCACGTGGCTGTCGATCGCCACCACCGGCGATAAACTCATTGTCGCCGAGAAATTCACTGGCGTCACTCACTGCTTCGACCCGAAAACCAAGAATTGGGCCGGACCTTATGAGTTAAGGCCCGACCCACGAATTTTCCACTCGATCATCGGATTCTCCAATGATCGTCTGACCCTCATTGGAATGATTGGAGACGCTGAAAACGTCACCGGAGTTAAAATTTGGAAAGTGAACACGGAGAATTTTGAGTGTGAGAAAATGGGGGAAATGCCGCCGGCGTTAATTAAGAAGCTGAAAAGTGAAACTTTTGGAGTTTCTTCAGTTAGTGTGTGCTTAGCTGGAGATTATGCATACATGTACAAGTCGTCGGAGATGGCGGAGGAGATAGTGGGTTGGGAGTTCAAGAACGGCGGCGGATTACGGTGGTGGAGCATGAATAATGCGGCGACTGGCGATGGAAATAGATCGGAGAGAGTGGTGTTTACTTGTTCTGTTATTGGGTTGCCCGATTTGCAGCGAGCTATGTCATTGGAAAATCGAAAATTTGCTGTGAAGTTGTGA